CTCGCGCGCGAAATGGGAGCGCTTGTATCGGGCCGCCAGGTGTCATCGGCCAAGTCCTGGCTTTCCTATCCTGGCGTGGATCGCCGCGCCAGGATCCTGCCGGCCCAAGCCGAACCGCCGCAGACGATGATTTCCCCTGTCGAAGCATCGGCGCGCTACCTCATGCATCTGCGCGACGCCTGGAACGGTGCAATGGGGACTGACGTAGAAACGCGTTTTGAGCATCAGGAAATCGTCCTAACCGTGCCGGCTTCGTTCGATGAGGATGCGCGTGAGCTGACGGTTGAAGCTGCTCGCCGTGCCGGGCTCGATAAACTCACTCTGCTCGAAGAACCGTTGGCCGCGTTTTATGCCTGGATCGCAGCAAATCGACACGCGCAGTCGGCAGATGGTGAAAACCTCCGTGATGGCGAACTGATTCTGATCTGCGATATCGGCGGTGGCACGACCGACTTCAGTCTAGTGAACGTCCGGTTGGTTAATGGCGAGTGCCAGTTTGAGCGGACCGCCATCGGTGAGCACCTTCTGCTCGGCGGTGACAATCTCGATTTCGCCCTCGCCCGCCGCGTGGAAGAGAAGCTTAACGACATCAAGCTCACGTTGCGACAACGTTATGCGTTACGTCGAGTCTGTTGTGGCACGAAAGAACGCCTGCTGGGTGATTCATCCCTGGAGAGCATGGCGGTCACGATCTTGGGCAGCGGCCGTGCCGTCGTCGGACAAATGCTCAGCGTCGACCTGACGCGCGAGGAGGTCCTCCAGATTTTGATCACCGGATTCCTGCCAATCACTGCGCCTGATGAGATGCCGGCACGCGTCCGACCAGCGGCGCTGCGCGAACTTGGCCTGCCGTACGCCAGCGATCCCGCCATCACCAAGCACCTTGCTGCTTTCCTGACGCAAGCGGCTGTTGCCATGAACGGTTCGACTGCAAACCGTCGAATGGCTCGCCCCGATGCGGTCCTTTTCAATGGCGGCTTCTGTGCGCCGGCGGTGACTCGCGAGAGGATTGTCGAGGCGATTTCCGCATGGTTCGATAGAGCCCAAAGCGGCTGGCGGCCCCAGCTCCTCAACAACGAGGCGGTAGATAGTGCGGTTGCCCGGGGTGCGGTTTACTACGGCCGTGTACGGCGCGGCACTGGTTTGCGCGTCAGGGCAGGCAGCGCGCGCACGTACTATATCGCCTTGCCCTCGGATAGTGGTCTGCAGGGCATCTGTGTTTTGCCTGTCGGAGCCGAAGAGGGCACCACACTTCCGCTGCTTGACCATGAATTCTCGGTACTGGCTAACCGCCCTGTGTCGTTCACACTCTACAGTTCGCACACGCGGCACGATGCGCACGGCGAAGTCGTTGCGTTGGACGAAGAGAACGTACATCGTCATGCTCCGCTGGTGACCTTATTGCGCTACGGCAAGAAATTGCGCGAAGTGTACCTGATTGTGCGTCTCAGAGTCAGTTTCACGGAGGTTGGCACGCTCGAAGTCTGGTGTGAGGCGCGCGACACGCTGCATCGCTGGCGGCTGCAATTCGAGCTGCGCGGCGAAGAGACACAAGCGCAGCACCTCGATACTGCGAAACCACATCCCGTGCCGACACGTTCATCGACCGTTACGACTTCCGATGCGACTGTTGAATCCGCTGCGCAACTGATCCGCAGTGTTTTTGGGGGTCCCGCTGCTGGCGACACTCTGGCGCCCGACACTCTTGCAAGTCAAATGGAAGCGGTGCTCGGTGCGAAAAGGGACTCGTGGCCAATCTCGGCAATTCGCCAGTTCGGCGATGTGCTCATCGAGATTGCCGCCGGACGCAAAGAGTCTCCGCGCCATGAGGTACGTTGGCTCAATCTTTACGGCTGGTGTTCGCGCCCCGGGTTCGGTGTACCTGGTGATGATGCACGCATGAATGATCTGCGGAGAATCGCGTTGAACAAACTCCTCTTTGCGGACGATCTGCAATGTCAGGTCGAAATGCTGGTGCTGTTGCGTCGCATTGCAGGCGGCATCAATGCCAGCGAGCAGCAGGCGCTCTATCGCACGCACGCCAGTCACGCCGTCCGCAAGAAGAGGGGCCGCGTGAACCGGCAACTCGAGTACGAGGAGTGGCGCCTGCTTGCGAGCCTTGAGCACCTGCTAGGCAGCACCCGTGCTTTGCTTGGCAATGAGCTGGTAACAAAAATCAAAAAAGAACCTGAAAATGCAATTTGGCTTTGGTCGCTCGGCCGACTGGGCGCCCGCATCCCGCTGTATGGGCCGCCGCACTGTGTCGTGGCAGCTGAAATTGCCGGCGGGTGGCTGAAAGCCCTGCTGGACCTTTCCCCCTTCACGGCGATAACGGGTTCCTCTATCGTACTGATCGCGAGGCGCACCAACGATCGCTCGCGTGACATCGATGATGCGATTCGCGAGCAGGCAATCTCCCGCTTGATGGCTCTTGGGATGGCCGAAGAGAGTATCCAGCTTCTCTCAAAATACGTCCCGCCCGAACGGGCGGACGCGGTCCGCAGCTTCGGAGAAGCTTTGCCACCCGGGTTGCAAGTTGTCACTTCTTCGAACTGCTTGCTCTCGTTACCCGCGTTCCACAGCCCTGGTCCAACTTTTTTGGAACCGGCGTGAGTAGAAGGTACCAATCAAACTGACATCGGCCAGACGCAAAGTCGCCGCCATTTTTCCTCTGCTCGATTTCTATTTTCGAAAAAGACCCAGACAAATAAAGTTGGCTTATTTAACCTTTTGGCCGGGAGGCGAACGGCCGGTTTCGTCAAGTTGTATTGTGCTTATTTGCGTCCCCGACACCGCGGGTGTTGAGGATGCTAACCAAATCGCCTATGAAGGAGGCAACGTGGCTAATCGTCACAGTAGCATCTCCACATGGACGGCTGCTGGTCATGGCTTCATCCGAGCCGCCGTCGCAGAGCGATTTGCATGCCAAGGTGCAGCATTTGCCGTTGGGCCGCGCGCTTCAGGAATACGCAGGAGCCAGACCGCCGTCATCCTCGTCTCTTATATCAACAAGTTGCGTCTCGAAAAGAAAGACATCCGAACGGCGACGCGCGAGGCCTCGCTGCTGCGCCTGCGGCCCATCATGATGACCGCCCTGGTCGCTTGTCTGGGATCTTGCATTGGGGACAGGTCGATTACCTGGAAGCCAATTCCCGAGCCGCGCCTAAAGCCGGCCGTACCGCTTTCGCGATTCTCAAGCTCATGTACAAGGAGCGGTACGAAGCGATGGAGAAGGCCTGGCGCGTAC
This genomic stretch from Candidatus Binataceae bacterium harbors:
- a CDS encoding Hsp70 family protein; amino-acid sequence: MGALVSGRQVSSAKSWLSYPGVDRRARILPAQAEPPQTMISPVEASARYLMHLRDAWNGAMGTDVETRFEHQEIVLTVPASFDEDARELTVEAARRAGLDKLTLLEEPLAAFYAWIAANRHAQSADGENLRDGELILICDIGGGTTDFSLVNVRLVNGECQFERTAIGEHLLLGGDNLDFALARRVEEKLNDIKLTLRQRYALRRVCCGTKERLLGDSSLESMAVTILGSGRAVVGQMLSVDLTREEVLQILITGFLPITAPDEMPARVRPAALRELGLPYASDPAITKHLAAFLTQAAVAMNGSTANRRMARPDAVLFNGGFCAPAVTRERIVEAISAWFDRAQSGWRPQLLNNEAVDSAVARGAVYYGRVRRGTGLRVRAGSARTYYIALPSDSGLQGICVLPVGAEEGTTLPLLDHEFSVLANRPVSFTLYSSHTRHDAHGEVVALDEENVHRHAPLVTLLRYGKKLREVYLIVRLRVSFTEVGTLEVWCEARDTLHRWRLQFELRGEETQAQHLDTAKPHPVPTRSSTVTTSDATVESAAQLIRSVFGGPAAGDTLAPDTLASQMEAVLGAKRDSWPISAIRQFGDVLIEIAAGRKESPRHEVRWLNLYGWCSRPGFGVPGDDARMNDLRRIALNKLLFADDLQCQVEMLVLLRRIAGGINASEQQALYRTHASHAVRKKRGRVNRQLEYEEWRLLASLEHLLGSTRALLGNELVTKIKKEPENAIWLWSLGRLGARIPLYGPPHCVVAAEIAGGWLKALLDLSPFTAITGSSIVLIARRTNDRSRDIDDAIREQAISRLMALGMAEESIQLLSKYVPPERADAVRSFGEALPPGLQVVTSSNCLLSLPAFHSPGPTFLEPA